In Acanthochromis polyacanthus isolate Apoly-LR-REF ecotype Palm Island chromosome 15, KAUST_Apoly_ChrSc, whole genome shotgun sequence, a single genomic region encodes these proteins:
- the LOC110960129 gene encoding leucine-rich repeat flightless-interacting protein 2 isoform X4 — protein MGTQGSGRKRAPLKDRFSAEDEALSSIAREAEARLAAKRAARAEARDIRMRELERQQKELDEKCDKQYSDYSRPSSRCATPGLSAATLASLGGTSSRRGSTDTGSIYEPDTSLSELRESLTEVEEKYKKAMVSNAQLDNDKANLIYQVDTLKDVIEEMEEQMAEMKRELEEKSKELERQKHTCTVLQHKQEELKEGIRQRDELIEALERQKEYFDCIRNERDELRDELADIKGKSKAGEKHGLVIIPDGTPNGDVSHEPLSSGITLVSQEAAQVLESAGEGPLDVRLRKLAEEKDELLAQIRKLKNQLEEERQKHSKVDSAYTDGERMENGTDLHFIEMQRDANRQISEYKFKLSKAEQEMGTMEQNINRLEGQVSRYKASADNSEKVEDELKAEKRKLQRELRTALDKIEEMEMTNNHLVKRLEKMKANRNALLSQQ, from the exons ATGGGGACACAAGGCTCTGGTAGAAAGCGTGCCCCTCTTAAAGATCGATTCTCAGCAGAAGATGAGGCTTTGAGTAGCATTGCTCGGGAG GCGGAGGCGAGGCTGGCAGCCAAGAGGGCAGCCCGAGCAGAGGCCAGAGATATTCGAATGAGGGAACTGGAACGTCAGCAGAAAGAG CTGgatgaaaaatgtgacaagcaGTACTCAGATTACAGTCGG CCATCTTCCCGCTGTGCCACCCCGGGCCTCTCAGCGGCCACCTTGGCATCACTGGGTGGCACCTCGTCACGGCGAGGTAGCACAGACACTGGTAGCATCTACGAACCCGACACCAGTCTGAGTGAACTTAGG GAGTCGCTAacggaggtggaggagaagtaTAAGAAAGCCATGGTATCGAACGCACAGCTGGACAACGACAAAGCCAACCTCATCTATCAAGTGGACACGCTCAAGGACGTCatagaggagatggaggaacaAATGGCAGAGATGAAGAGGGAGCTGGAAGAAAAGTCAAAG GAActagaaagacaaaaacacacatgtacGGTTCTGCAGCATAAACAAGAAGAACTGAAAGAGGGAATCCGCCAGAGAGATGAGCTTATAGAG GCCCTAGAGAGGCAGAAAGAGTACTTTGATTGCATTAGGAATGAGAGAGATGAGCTCAGAGATGAGCTCGCTGACATCAAGGGGAAGTCCAAAGCAGGAGAG AAACATGGGCTGGTCATCATCCCAGACGGCACACCAAACGGAGACGTCAGCCATGAGCCTCTGTCCTCAGGGATCACGCTGGTCTCCCAAGAGGCCGCCCAGGTGCTGGAGTCTGCAGGAGAGGGTCCGCTGG ATGTCAGGCTACGGAAGTTGGCGGAGGAGAAGGACGAGCTGTTGGCTCAGATCAGGAAGCTGAAGaaccagctggaggaggagagacagaaacaCTCAAAGGTGGACAGTGCTTACACCGACGGGGAGAGGATGGAGAACGGTACAGATCTACACTTTATTGAGATGCAGA GagatgctaacagacagattaGTGAATACAAATTCAAGCTTTCTAAAGCAGAACAGGAAATGGGTACGATGGAACAAAAT ATTAACAGACTTGAAGGGCAAGTGTCCAGGTACAAGGCATCAGCAGATAACTCGGAGAAAGTAGAAGACGAACTGAAAGCAGAAAAGCGGAAACTGCAAAGAGAG CTGCGCACGGCTCTAGATAAGATCGAGGAGATGGAGATGACCAACAACCACCTAGTAAAGCGCCTTGAGAAGATGAAGGCCAACAGGAACGCTCTTCTGTCACAGCAGTGA
- the LOC110960129 gene encoding leucine-rich repeat flightless-interacting protein 2 isoform X6, with product MGTQGSGRKRAPLKDRFSAEDEALSSIAREAEARLAAKRAARAEARDIRMRELERQQKELDEKCDKQYSDYSRPSSRCATPGLSAATLASLGGTSSRRGSTDTGSIYEPDTSLSELRESLTEVEEKYKKAMVSNAQLDNDKANLIYQVDTLKDVIEEMEEQMAEMKRELEEKSKELERQKHTCTVLQHKQEELKEGIRQRDELIEKHGLVIIPDGTPNGDVSHEPLSSGITLVSQEAAQVLESAGEGPLDVRLRKLAEEKDELLAQIRKLKNQLEEERQKHSKVDSAYTDGERMENGTDLHFIEMQRDANRQISEYKFKLSKAEQEMGTMEQNINRLEGQVSRYKASADNSEKVEDELKAEKRKLQRELRTALDKIEEMEMTNNHLVKRLEKMKANRNALLSQQ from the exons ATGGGGACACAAGGCTCTGGTAGAAAGCGTGCCCCTCTTAAAGATCGATTCTCAGCAGAAGATGAGGCTTTGAGTAGCATTGCTCGGGAG GCGGAGGCGAGGCTGGCAGCCAAGAGGGCAGCCCGAGCAGAGGCCAGAGATATTCGAATGAGGGAACTGGAACGTCAGCAGAAAGAG CTGgatgaaaaatgtgacaagcaGTACTCAGATTACAGTCGG CCATCTTCCCGCTGTGCCACCCCGGGCCTCTCAGCGGCCACCTTGGCATCACTGGGTGGCACCTCGTCACGGCGAGGTAGCACAGACACTGGTAGCATCTACGAACCCGACACCAGTCTGAGTGAACTTAGG GAGTCGCTAacggaggtggaggagaagtaTAAGAAAGCCATGGTATCGAACGCACAGCTGGACAACGACAAAGCCAACCTCATCTATCAAGTGGACACGCTCAAGGACGTCatagaggagatggaggaacaAATGGCAGAGATGAAGAGGGAGCTGGAAGAAAAGTCAAAG GAActagaaagacaaaaacacacatgtacGGTTCTGCAGCATAAACAAGAAGAACTGAAAGAGGGAATCCGCCAGAGAGATGAGCTTATAGAG AAACATGGGCTGGTCATCATCCCAGACGGCACACCAAACGGAGACGTCAGCCATGAGCCTCTGTCCTCAGGGATCACGCTGGTCTCCCAAGAGGCCGCCCAGGTGCTGGAGTCTGCAGGAGAGGGTCCGCTGG ATGTCAGGCTACGGAAGTTGGCGGAGGAGAAGGACGAGCTGTTGGCTCAGATCAGGAAGCTGAAGaaccagctggaggaggagagacagaaacaCTCAAAGGTGGACAGTGCTTACACCGACGGGGAGAGGATGGAGAACGGTACAGATCTACACTTTATTGAGATGCAGA GagatgctaacagacagattaGTGAATACAAATTCAAGCTTTCTAAAGCAGAACAGGAAATGGGTACGATGGAACAAAAT ATTAACAGACTTGAAGGGCAAGTGTCCAGGTACAAGGCATCAGCAGATAACTCGGAGAAAGTAGAAGACGAACTGAAAGCAGAAAAGCGGAAACTGCAAAGAGAG CTGCGCACGGCTCTAGATAAGATCGAGGAGATGGAGATGACCAACAACCACCTAGTAAAGCGCCTTGAGAAGATGAAGGCCAACAGGAACGCTCTTCTGTCACAGCAGTGA
- the LOC110960129 gene encoding leucine-rich repeat flightless-interacting protein 2 isoform X1: MGTQGSGRKRAPLKDRFSAEDEALSSIAREAEARLAAKRAARAEARDIRMRELERQQKELDEKCDKQYSDYSRPSSRCATPGLSAATLASLGGTSSRRGSTDTGSIYEPDTSLSELRDIYELKDQIQDVEGRYMQGLKELKESLTEVEEKYKKAMVSNAQLDNDKANLIYQVDTLKDVIEEMEEQMAEMKRELEEKSKELERQKHTCTVLQHKQEELKEGIRQRDELIEESQRMQTKLDALTREVFDLQETINWKDKKIGALERQKEYFDCIRNERDELRDELADIKGKSKAGEKHGLVIIPDGTPNGDVSHEPLSSGITLVSQEAAQVLESAGEGPLDVRLRKLAEEKDELLAQIRKLKNQLEEERQKHSKVDSAYTDGERMENGTDLHFIEMQRDANRQISEYKFKLSKAEQEMGTMEQNINRLEGQVSRYKASADNSEKVEDELKAEKRKLQRELRTALDKIEEMEMTNNHLVKRLEKMKANRNALLSQQ; this comes from the exons ATGGGGACACAAGGCTCTGGTAGAAAGCGTGCCCCTCTTAAAGATCGATTCTCAGCAGAAGATGAGGCTTTGAGTAGCATTGCTCGGGAG GCGGAGGCGAGGCTGGCAGCCAAGAGGGCAGCCCGAGCAGAGGCCAGAGATATTCGAATGAGGGAACTGGAACGTCAGCAGAAAGAG CTGgatgaaaaatgtgacaagcaGTACTCAGATTACAGTCGG CCATCTTCCCGCTGTGCCACCCCGGGCCTCTCAGCGGCCACCTTGGCATCACTGGGTGGCACCTCGTCACGGCGAGGTAGCACAGACACTGGTAGCATCTACGAACCCGACACCAGTCTGAGTGAACTTAGG GATATCTATGAACTAAAGGACCAGATTCAGGATGTAGAAGGGCGGTACATGCAAGGGCTTAAAGAGCTGAAG GAGTCGCTAacggaggtggaggagaagtaTAAGAAAGCCATGGTATCGAACGCACAGCTGGACAACGACAAAGCCAACCTCATCTATCAAGTGGACACGCTCAAGGACGTCatagaggagatggaggaacaAATGGCAGAGATGAAGAGGGAGCTGGAAGAAAAGTCAAAG GAActagaaagacaaaaacacacatgtacGGTTCTGCAGCATAAACAAGAAGAACTGAAAGAGGGAATCCGCCAGAGAGATGAGCTTATAGAG GAGAGCCAGCGAATGCAGACTAAGTTAGATGCCCTCACCAGAGAggtgtttgacctgcaggaaaCGATAAACTGGAAGGACAAAAAGATTGGG GCCCTAGAGAGGCAGAAAGAGTACTTTGATTGCATTAGGAATGAGAGAGATGAGCTCAGAGATGAGCTCGCTGACATCAAGGGGAAGTCCAAAGCAGGAGAG AAACATGGGCTGGTCATCATCCCAGACGGCACACCAAACGGAGACGTCAGCCATGAGCCTCTGTCCTCAGGGATCACGCTGGTCTCCCAAGAGGCCGCCCAGGTGCTGGAGTCTGCAGGAGAGGGTCCGCTGG ATGTCAGGCTACGGAAGTTGGCGGAGGAGAAGGACGAGCTGTTGGCTCAGATCAGGAAGCTGAAGaaccagctggaggaggagagacagaaacaCTCAAAGGTGGACAGTGCTTACACCGACGGGGAGAGGATGGAGAACGGTACAGATCTACACTTTATTGAGATGCAGA GagatgctaacagacagattaGTGAATACAAATTCAAGCTTTCTAAAGCAGAACAGGAAATGGGTACGATGGAACAAAAT ATTAACAGACTTGAAGGGCAAGTGTCCAGGTACAAGGCATCAGCAGATAACTCGGAGAAAGTAGAAGACGAACTGAAAGCAGAAAAGCGGAAACTGCAAAGAGAG CTGCGCACGGCTCTAGATAAGATCGAGGAGATGGAGATGACCAACAACCACCTAGTAAAGCGCCTTGAGAAGATGAAGGCCAACAGGAACGCTCTTCTGTCACAGCAGTGA
- the LOC110960129 gene encoding leucine-rich repeat flightless-interacting protein 2 isoform X3 — translation MGTQGSGRKRAPLKDRFSAEDEALSSIAREAEARLAAKRAARAEARDIRMRELERQQKELDEKCDKQYSDYSRPSSRCATPGLSAATLASLGGTSSRRGSTDTGSIYEPDTSLSELRDIYELKDQIQDVEGRYMQGLKELKESLTEVEEKYKKAMVSNAQLDNDKANLIYQVDTLKDVIEEMEEQMAEMKRELEEKSKELERQKHTCTVLQHKQEELKEGIRQRDELIEALERQKEYFDCIRNERDELRDELADIKGKSKAGEKHGLVIIPDGTPNGDVSHEPLSSGITLVSQEAAQVLESAGEGPLDVRLRKLAEEKDELLAQIRKLKNQLEEERQKHSKVDSAYTDGERMENGTDLHFIEMQRDANRQISEYKFKLSKAEQEMGTMEQNINRLEGQVSRYKASADNSEKVEDELKAEKRKLQRELRTALDKIEEMEMTNNHLVKRLEKMKANRNALLSQQ, via the exons ATGGGGACACAAGGCTCTGGTAGAAAGCGTGCCCCTCTTAAAGATCGATTCTCAGCAGAAGATGAGGCTTTGAGTAGCATTGCTCGGGAG GCGGAGGCGAGGCTGGCAGCCAAGAGGGCAGCCCGAGCAGAGGCCAGAGATATTCGAATGAGGGAACTGGAACGTCAGCAGAAAGAG CTGgatgaaaaatgtgacaagcaGTACTCAGATTACAGTCGG CCATCTTCCCGCTGTGCCACCCCGGGCCTCTCAGCGGCCACCTTGGCATCACTGGGTGGCACCTCGTCACGGCGAGGTAGCACAGACACTGGTAGCATCTACGAACCCGACACCAGTCTGAGTGAACTTAGG GATATCTATGAACTAAAGGACCAGATTCAGGATGTAGAAGGGCGGTACATGCAAGGGCTTAAAGAGCTGAAG GAGTCGCTAacggaggtggaggagaagtaTAAGAAAGCCATGGTATCGAACGCACAGCTGGACAACGACAAAGCCAACCTCATCTATCAAGTGGACACGCTCAAGGACGTCatagaggagatggaggaacaAATGGCAGAGATGAAGAGGGAGCTGGAAGAAAAGTCAAAG GAActagaaagacaaaaacacacatgtacGGTTCTGCAGCATAAACAAGAAGAACTGAAAGAGGGAATCCGCCAGAGAGATGAGCTTATAGAG GCCCTAGAGAGGCAGAAAGAGTACTTTGATTGCATTAGGAATGAGAGAGATGAGCTCAGAGATGAGCTCGCTGACATCAAGGGGAAGTCCAAAGCAGGAGAG AAACATGGGCTGGTCATCATCCCAGACGGCACACCAAACGGAGACGTCAGCCATGAGCCTCTGTCCTCAGGGATCACGCTGGTCTCCCAAGAGGCCGCCCAGGTGCTGGAGTCTGCAGGAGAGGGTCCGCTGG ATGTCAGGCTACGGAAGTTGGCGGAGGAGAAGGACGAGCTGTTGGCTCAGATCAGGAAGCTGAAGaaccagctggaggaggagagacagaaacaCTCAAAGGTGGACAGTGCTTACACCGACGGGGAGAGGATGGAGAACGGTACAGATCTACACTTTATTGAGATGCAGA GagatgctaacagacagattaGTGAATACAAATTCAAGCTTTCTAAAGCAGAACAGGAAATGGGTACGATGGAACAAAAT ATTAACAGACTTGAAGGGCAAGTGTCCAGGTACAAGGCATCAGCAGATAACTCGGAGAAAGTAGAAGACGAACTGAAAGCAGAAAAGCGGAAACTGCAAAGAGAG CTGCGCACGGCTCTAGATAAGATCGAGGAGATGGAGATGACCAACAACCACCTAGTAAAGCGCCTTGAGAAGATGAAGGCCAACAGGAACGCTCTTCTGTCACAGCAGTGA
- the LOC110960129 gene encoding leucine-rich repeat flightless-interacting protein 2 isoform X2, producing MGTQGSGRKRAPLKDRFSAEDEALSSIAREAEARLAAKRAARAEARDIRMRELERQQKELDEKCDKQYSDYSRPSSRCATPGLSAATLASLGGTSSRRGSTDTGSIYEPDTSLSELRESLTEVEEKYKKAMVSNAQLDNDKANLIYQVDTLKDVIEEMEEQMAEMKRELEEKSKELERQKHTCTVLQHKQEELKEGIRQRDELIEESQRMQTKLDALTREVFDLQETINWKDKKIGALERQKEYFDCIRNERDELRDELADIKGKSKAGEKHGLVIIPDGTPNGDVSHEPLSSGITLVSQEAAQVLESAGEGPLDVRLRKLAEEKDELLAQIRKLKNQLEEERQKHSKVDSAYTDGERMENGTDLHFIEMQRDANRQISEYKFKLSKAEQEMGTMEQNINRLEGQVSRYKASADNSEKVEDELKAEKRKLQRELRTALDKIEEMEMTNNHLVKRLEKMKANRNALLSQQ from the exons ATGGGGACACAAGGCTCTGGTAGAAAGCGTGCCCCTCTTAAAGATCGATTCTCAGCAGAAGATGAGGCTTTGAGTAGCATTGCTCGGGAG GCGGAGGCGAGGCTGGCAGCCAAGAGGGCAGCCCGAGCAGAGGCCAGAGATATTCGAATGAGGGAACTGGAACGTCAGCAGAAAGAG CTGgatgaaaaatgtgacaagcaGTACTCAGATTACAGTCGG CCATCTTCCCGCTGTGCCACCCCGGGCCTCTCAGCGGCCACCTTGGCATCACTGGGTGGCACCTCGTCACGGCGAGGTAGCACAGACACTGGTAGCATCTACGAACCCGACACCAGTCTGAGTGAACTTAGG GAGTCGCTAacggaggtggaggagaagtaTAAGAAAGCCATGGTATCGAACGCACAGCTGGACAACGACAAAGCCAACCTCATCTATCAAGTGGACACGCTCAAGGACGTCatagaggagatggaggaacaAATGGCAGAGATGAAGAGGGAGCTGGAAGAAAAGTCAAAG GAActagaaagacaaaaacacacatgtacGGTTCTGCAGCATAAACAAGAAGAACTGAAAGAGGGAATCCGCCAGAGAGATGAGCTTATAGAG GAGAGCCAGCGAATGCAGACTAAGTTAGATGCCCTCACCAGAGAggtgtttgacctgcaggaaaCGATAAACTGGAAGGACAAAAAGATTGGG GCCCTAGAGAGGCAGAAAGAGTACTTTGATTGCATTAGGAATGAGAGAGATGAGCTCAGAGATGAGCTCGCTGACATCAAGGGGAAGTCCAAAGCAGGAGAG AAACATGGGCTGGTCATCATCCCAGACGGCACACCAAACGGAGACGTCAGCCATGAGCCTCTGTCCTCAGGGATCACGCTGGTCTCCCAAGAGGCCGCCCAGGTGCTGGAGTCTGCAGGAGAGGGTCCGCTGG ATGTCAGGCTACGGAAGTTGGCGGAGGAGAAGGACGAGCTGTTGGCTCAGATCAGGAAGCTGAAGaaccagctggaggaggagagacagaaacaCTCAAAGGTGGACAGTGCTTACACCGACGGGGAGAGGATGGAGAACGGTACAGATCTACACTTTATTGAGATGCAGA GagatgctaacagacagattaGTGAATACAAATTCAAGCTTTCTAAAGCAGAACAGGAAATGGGTACGATGGAACAAAAT ATTAACAGACTTGAAGGGCAAGTGTCCAGGTACAAGGCATCAGCAGATAACTCGGAGAAAGTAGAAGACGAACTGAAAGCAGAAAAGCGGAAACTGCAAAGAGAG CTGCGCACGGCTCTAGATAAGATCGAGGAGATGGAGATGACCAACAACCACCTAGTAAAGCGCCTTGAGAAGATGAAGGCCAACAGGAACGCTCTTCTGTCACAGCAGTGA
- the LOC110960129 gene encoding leucine-rich repeat flightless-interacting protein 2 isoform X5: MGTQGSGRKRAPLKDRFSAEDEALSSIAREAEARLAAKRAARAEARDIRMRELERQQKELDEKCDKQYSDYSRPSSRCATPGLSAATLASLGGTSSRRGSTDTGSIYEPDTSLSELRDIYELKDQIQDVEGRYMQGLKELKESLTEVEEKYKKAMVSNAQLDNDKANLIYQVDTLKDVIEEMEEQMAEMKRELEEKSKELERQKHTCTVLQHKQEELKEGIRQRDELIEKHGLVIIPDGTPNGDVSHEPLSSGITLVSQEAAQVLESAGEGPLDVRLRKLAEEKDELLAQIRKLKNQLEEERQKHSKVDSAYTDGERMENGTDLHFIEMQRDANRQISEYKFKLSKAEQEMGTMEQNINRLEGQVSRYKASADNSEKVEDELKAEKRKLQRELRTALDKIEEMEMTNNHLVKRLEKMKANRNALLSQQ; the protein is encoded by the exons ATGGGGACACAAGGCTCTGGTAGAAAGCGTGCCCCTCTTAAAGATCGATTCTCAGCAGAAGATGAGGCTTTGAGTAGCATTGCTCGGGAG GCGGAGGCGAGGCTGGCAGCCAAGAGGGCAGCCCGAGCAGAGGCCAGAGATATTCGAATGAGGGAACTGGAACGTCAGCAGAAAGAG CTGgatgaaaaatgtgacaagcaGTACTCAGATTACAGTCGG CCATCTTCCCGCTGTGCCACCCCGGGCCTCTCAGCGGCCACCTTGGCATCACTGGGTGGCACCTCGTCACGGCGAGGTAGCACAGACACTGGTAGCATCTACGAACCCGACACCAGTCTGAGTGAACTTAGG GATATCTATGAACTAAAGGACCAGATTCAGGATGTAGAAGGGCGGTACATGCAAGGGCTTAAAGAGCTGAAG GAGTCGCTAacggaggtggaggagaagtaTAAGAAAGCCATGGTATCGAACGCACAGCTGGACAACGACAAAGCCAACCTCATCTATCAAGTGGACACGCTCAAGGACGTCatagaggagatggaggaacaAATGGCAGAGATGAAGAGGGAGCTGGAAGAAAAGTCAAAG GAActagaaagacaaaaacacacatgtacGGTTCTGCAGCATAAACAAGAAGAACTGAAAGAGGGAATCCGCCAGAGAGATGAGCTTATAGAG AAACATGGGCTGGTCATCATCCCAGACGGCACACCAAACGGAGACGTCAGCCATGAGCCTCTGTCCTCAGGGATCACGCTGGTCTCCCAAGAGGCCGCCCAGGTGCTGGAGTCTGCAGGAGAGGGTCCGCTGG ATGTCAGGCTACGGAAGTTGGCGGAGGAGAAGGACGAGCTGTTGGCTCAGATCAGGAAGCTGAAGaaccagctggaggaggagagacagaaacaCTCAAAGGTGGACAGTGCTTACACCGACGGGGAGAGGATGGAGAACGGTACAGATCTACACTTTATTGAGATGCAGA GagatgctaacagacagattaGTGAATACAAATTCAAGCTTTCTAAAGCAGAACAGGAAATGGGTACGATGGAACAAAAT ATTAACAGACTTGAAGGGCAAGTGTCCAGGTACAAGGCATCAGCAGATAACTCGGAGAAAGTAGAAGACGAACTGAAAGCAGAAAAGCGGAAACTGCAAAGAGAG CTGCGCACGGCTCTAGATAAGATCGAGGAGATGGAGATGACCAACAACCACCTAGTAAAGCGCCTTGAGAAGATGAAGGCCAACAGGAACGCTCTTCTGTCACAGCAGTGA
- the LOC127537512 gene encoding leucine-rich repeat flightless-interacting protein 2-like — MSVRSYRSTSSAIRDLGSSKSRSSSRRKDALSDGLSISSTLKSSRSTSSVYNDLHGHKRASSSSSRKDLLTGLYHDQRNYTSLTKTKPPPPPSTSTYQPRATTSSSSTTGTGLSRSYSMVSFCPLSSQHLSACL, encoded by the exons ATGTCAGTCCGCAGCTACAGG tCAACATCATCAGCAATACGCGATTTGGGGTCTAGCAAGAGTCGATCCAGTTCCCGTAGAAAAGACGCCTTG TCTGATGGCCTCTCCATTAGCTCCACCCTCAAGAGTTCCCGCTCCACT AGTTCTGTGTACAATGACCTGCATGGCCATAAAAGGGCTTCGTCCAGCTCTTCAAGGAAGGACCTGCTG ACTGGACTGTACCATGATCAAAGGAACTACACCAGCCTAACGAAGACCAAACCACCGCCTCCACCCTCCACTTCCACCTATCAGCCACGG GCCACCACTTCCTCGTCCTCCACCACCGGCACGGGGCTGTCTCGCAGCTACAGCATGGTCAGTTTCTGTCCACTGAGTAGCCAGCATCTCTCTGCATGCCTCTAG